From Aliarcobacter butzleri, the proteins below share one genomic window:
- a CDS encoding Kae1-like domain-containing protein, with product MQLIYKIEFNTTNLYFKYIIETLINEAQISASCKQYKDFILIIFNDEEKNIENFFLLLEKKLPMSIFISNSYVVDSYDETLEEIENFNIKQNLTLLTNDSIVKIIRENQIDFFNDIEKIKNGGVSRFETHNGLKRLFLPNKIKREEFENKGYEVKLLINDVTKLDELFDLNMRDFQLLCSIERPLIKLKFKPLKNANKEFSSTKFIYAKIPDDKETVLFAKALKENGFNYLLYVNDDVYQDGLKVTYNKEQNIIISGNKGLFPKYDFVSRKKFNSSKEYFNEFGGVYKATLAQSAKRLEPSVGVYFSSTTKSSSISLNIPTKGQKEVIVIPNIRNSITNCFDEISTIDEHCSRLITNFIRKYPEVVSAIVPTNAKGFESIVNICAKVLGLNNAKEFEDLALDTNLKSGIQIDMKLIKVNKLNVLDYRKTIQSMMSYKMANVDNQTLAYSFYESLSEFICNYSDEIAKEIKAKDIVLCGNMFANSILLSKTLKTLSKNYNIILPIEYPLDY from the coding sequence ATGCAATTAATATATAAAATAGAGTTCAACACTACAAATTTATATTTTAAATATATAATAGAAACTTTGATAAATGAAGCACAAATAAGTGCTTCATGTAAACAGTATAAAGATTTTATTCTAATCATTTTTAATGATGAAGAAAAAAATATAGAAAATTTTTTTTTACTTTTAGAAAAAAAGCTTCCAATGTCAATTTTTATATCAAACTCTTATGTAGTTGATAGTTATGATGAAACTTTAGAAGAGATAGAAAACTTTAATATCAAACAAAATCTTACTTTACTTACAAATGATTCAATTGTAAAAATCATAAGAGAAAATCAAATAGATTTTTTTAATGATATTGAAAAAATCAAAAATGGTGGAGTTTCTCGATTTGAAACTCATAATGGTCTAAAAAGGTTATTTTTACCAAATAAAATAAAAAGAGAAGAGTTTGAAAATAAAGGTTATGAAGTAAAACTTTTAATAAATGATGTAACAAAACTTGATGAACTTTTTGATTTAAATATGAGAGATTTTCAGCTTTTATGTTCTATTGAAAGACCATTGATAAAGTTAAAATTCAAACCTTTAAAAAATGCAAATAAAGAGTTTAGCTCAACAAAATTTATTTATGCAAAAATTCCTGATGATAAAGAGACAGTTTTATTTGCAAAAGCACTAAAAGAAAATGGATTTAATTATCTTTTATATGTAAATGATGATGTATATCAAGATGGACTAAAAGTTACATATAATAAAGAACAAAATATCATCATCTCAGGAAATAAAGGACTTTTCCCTAAATATGATTTTGTTTCAAGAAAAAAATTCAACTCTTCAAAAGAGTATTTTAATGAATTTGGCGGAGTTTACAAAGCAACTTTAGCTCAAAGTGCAAAAAGATTAGAACCTAGCGTTGGTGTATATTTTTCTTCAACTACTAAAAGTAGTTCGATTAGTTTAAATATTCCTACAAAAGGACAAAAAGAAGTTATTGTTATTCCAAATATTCGAAATAGCATTACAAATTGTTTTGATGAAATTTCAACTATTGATGAACATTGTTCAAGATTGATTACTAATTTTATTAGAAAATATCCAGAAGTTGTATCAGCAATTGTACCTACAAATGCAAAAGGTTTTGAATCTATTGTAAATATTTGTGCAAAAGTTTTAGGTTTAAATAATGCAAAAGAGTTTGAAGATTTAGCTCTTGATACAAACTTAAAAAGTGGTATTCAAATAGATATGAAACTTATAAAAGTTAATAAATTAAATGTTTTAGATTATAGAAAAACAATTCAATCTATGATGTCTTATAAAATGGCAAATGTTGATAATCAAACTTTGGCATATTCATTTTATGAGAGTTTGAGTGAATTTATCTGCAATTATTCAGATGAAATTGCAAAAGAGATAAAAGCAAAAGATATTGTTTTATGTGGAAATATGTTTGCAAATTCTATTTTGTTATCAAAAACACTTAAAACTTTGAGTAAAAACTATAATATTATTCTTCCAATAGAATATCCTTTAGACTACTAA
- a CDS encoding cytochrome b/b6 domain-containing protein, whose protein sequence is MTPIMRTIHWGNAICMVVAVITGLYIGHPYYQSFIADPAVDKYVMAWNRWGHFIAAIIFDVTAILIGYLYLFSKFDKPYKKVLPTKKNFIEFCEVFFNLMTFNRRKKFSSEHSDSYNIMFFTVFHLLLVFMLFTGLQLYVHGLASGNSSIGSWWPWMLHFATDWTNVLFGGNMGVRIAHHTSMYLILVWVMCHIYYQIWRTIFWQESDIAIVFGGYKYVKEEDKKEEK, encoded by the coding sequence ATGACTCCAATCATGCGAACGATTCACTGGGGGAATGCGATTTGTATGGTTGTTGCAGTCATAACTGGTTTATATATAGGTCATCCATATTATCAAAGCTTTATCGCTGACCCAGCAGTGGACAAATATGTGATGGCATGGAATCGATGGGGGCATTTTATTGCTGCAATTATTTTTGATGTTACAGCAATTTTAATTGGTTATTTATATCTATTTTCAAAATTTGATAAACCATATAAAAAGGTACTTCCTACAAAAAAGAACTTTATTGAATTTTGTGAAGTTTTCTTTAACTTAATGACATTTAATAGAAGAAAAAAATTTAGTTCAGAACATAGTGATAGTTATAACATTATGTTTTTTACAGTTTTTCACTTATTATTGGTATTTATGTTGTTTACAGGGCTTCAATTATATGTTCATGGATTAGCATCAGGAAATAGTTCTATTGGATCTTGGTGGCCTTGGATGTTACACTTTGCTACTGATTGGACAAATGTTTTATTTGGTGGAAATATGGGAGTTAGAATTGCTCATCATACATCTATGTATTTAATCTTAGTTTGGGTAATGTGTCATATCTATTATCAAATTTGGAGAACAATTTTCTGGCAAGAAAGTGATATCGCAATCGTATTTGGTGGTTACAAATACGTAAAAGAAGAAGATAAAAAAGAAGAAAAATAG
- a CDS encoding FecR family protein: MKENIKEKAAYFFTCKKDGFTKEQEIEFNSWIDENIEHKKAYENVQRVQQMFLSLSKDTKEKISQEVHQGIKRERIFRKTQFLKIAASILFVIVVSFFGIEYLNFGIKHSFTTNKEIKNIVLPDGSRVILDAKTKVDIKYFENKREVNIISGKVLFDVAKNPNKPFIVNANMIKVEVLGTNFEVKNEEDKISIDVISGKVKVEENKDNKFEELAILTSGKCISFDKENNKIILKDIDIKNIASWKDGILFFQDYSLEKSINEFRKYKDINIFIDNNIKKYMISGSFKIDEFDKFLFALSKIYSLKIDRKDNYIYIYKKS, encoded by the coding sequence ATGAAAGAAAATATAAAAGAAAAAGCAGCTTATTTTTTTACATGTAAAAAAGATGGTTTTACAAAAGAACAAGAAATAGAATTTAATTCTTGGATAGATGAAAACATTGAACATAAAAAAGCTTATGAAAATGTACAAAGAGTTCAACAAATGTTTTTATCTTTATCAAAAGATACAAAAGAGAAAATTTCACAAGAGGTTCATCAAGGAATAAAAAGAGAAAGAATTTTTAGAAAAACACAATTTTTGAAAATTGCAGCTTCAATTCTTTTTGTAATAGTAGTAAGTTTTTTTGGAATAGAGTATTTGAATTTTGGTATAAAACATAGTTTTACTACAAATAAAGAGATAAAAAATATAGTTTTACCTGATGGTTCAAGAGTAATATTAGATGCTAAAACAAAAGTTGATATAAAATATTTTGAAAATAAAAGAGAAGTAAATATCATCAGTGGGAAAGTTCTTTTTGATGTAGCAAAGAATCCAAATAAACCATTTATTGTAAATGCTAATATGATAAAAGTAGAAGTTTTAGGTACAAATTTCGAAGTAAAAAATGAAGAAGATAAAATATCTATTGATGTTATAAGTGGAAAAGTAAAAGTTGAAGAAAATAAAGATAATAAGTTTGAAGAATTGGCTATTCTAACATCTGGTAAATGTATATCTTTTGATAAAGAAAACAACAAAATAATATTAAAAGATATAGATATAAAAAATATTGCTTCTTGGAAAGATGGAATATTATTTTTCCAAGATTACTCTTTGGAAAAATCTATAAATGAGTTTAGAAAATACAAAGATATAAATATTTTTATTGATAATAATATCAAAAAATATATGATAAGTGGCTCATTTAAAATAGATGAATTTGATAAGTTTCTCTTTGCTTTATCAAAAATCTATTCCTTAAAAATCGATAGAAAAGATAATTACATATATATTTATAAAAAATCATAA
- a CDS encoding HyaD/HybD family hydrogenase maturation endopeptidase, translating to MKKNIIVGVGNMLFKDEGIGIYASEYIRQNYEFDDENLEIIDGGTLGFKLMAYFQEYDNVIILDTVSIEDTAGSIYRLPSEVLLGLGNYRKTAHEVEIVEMLEIVSVLDSHANVTIMGIIPEDIISVEIGLTKKMEEKFEEYILNIIKEIESLGIKSKKINNIAIKDIVKNIIGSYNGEHLNRIPNEEDFTHAINI from the coding sequence ATGAAAAAAAATATTATAGTTGGTGTAGGGAATATGCTCTTTAAAGATGAAGGTATAGGAATTTATGCTAGTGAATATATAAGACAAAACTATGAATTTGATGATGAAAATTTAGAAATAATTGATGGTGGAACTTTAGGTTTTAAATTAATGGCATATTTTCAAGAGTATGATAATGTTATTATTTTAGATACTGTTTCGATTGAAGATACAGCTGGAAGTATTTATAGACTTCCAAGTGAAGTTCTTTTAGGACTTGGAAATTATAGAAAAACAGCTCATGAAGTTGAAATAGTTGAAATGTTGGAAATAGTTTCTGTTTTAGACTCTCATGCAAATGTTACAATTATGGGAATAATCCCTGAAGATATAATAAGTGTAGAAATAGGTCTTACAAAAAAAATGGAAGAAAAATTTGAGGAATATATTTTAAATATTATAAAAGAAATCGAATCTTTAGGAATAAAATCAAAAAAAATCAATAATATAGCTATAAAAGATATTGTAAAAAATATAATAGGTAGCTATAATGGCGAACATTTAAATAGAATTCCAAATGAGGAAGATTTCACGCATGCAATTAATATATAA
- a CDS encoding nickel-dependent hydrogenase large subunit, with product MAKKHLVIDPITRIEGHLRIEAIIDENNVVTDAYSSSTMFRGIEEILKGRDPRDCGLLAMRICGVCTGTHYQRSIEAVEHAFKITIPKNARLVRNLIQGALYLHDHIVHFYHLHALDWVDITEALKADPKKTVAEAQKWASVSGQRAWNASEDVYAAVQERVTKYVKQGRLGVFGNAYWGSKGFKLTPEQNLIGLSHYLDALELQRDLAKMMAIFGGKNPHPQSFVVGGVTCVQDIKNPARIAEFKQILKKGRKFTKEAYLSDVYMAGTMYAGEALEGIGGGIGNYMSYGDFRLDDTPFYESAKLFPSGIVKNKDLSKVFEIDQTKITEDVTHAWYEGNTNLHPFDGVTKPNYTGFGKKENNIAYLDTDKKYSWIKSPLYDDERMEVGPLARMIVGVASKDERISKYVTTFLKNGNLPVQVLFSTVGRTAARAIETELMADVMMEWVDELASNVAHGDLSTWTEFNFDTVSKDAQGFGMAEAPRGGLGHWVKIKDGKVANYQAVVPSTWNAAPRDYKGRLGAYESSLIGTKVANPDQPLEILRTIHSFDPCIACAVHIIDTNGKELGVYKVDPIGGTSRA from the coding sequence GAGATATTAAAAGGAAGAGATCCAAGAGACTGTGGTTTACTTGCAATGAGAATTTGTGGAGTTTGTACAGGGACTCACTATCAAAGAAGTATCGAAGCAGTTGAACATGCGTTTAAAATTACAATTCCTAAAAATGCAAGATTAGTAAGAAATCTTATTCAAGGTGCTTTATATTTACATGATCATATCGTTCACTTCTATCATTTACATGCACTTGATTGGGTTGATATCACTGAAGCCTTAAAAGCAGACCCTAAAAAAACAGTAGCTGAAGCTCAAAAATGGGCAAGTGTTTCTGGTCAAAGAGCTTGGAATGCAAGTGAAGATGTTTATGCAGCTGTTCAAGAAAGAGTTACAAAATATGTAAAACAAGGAAGACTTGGAGTATTTGGAAATGCTTATTGGGGAAGTAAAGGTTTTAAACTTACTCCTGAACAAAATTTAATAGGACTTTCTCACTATTTAGATGCACTTGAATTACAAAGAGATTTAGCAAAAATGATGGCTATTTTTGGTGGTAAAAATCCACATCCACAATCTTTTGTTGTTGGTGGAGTTACATGTGTTCAAGATATTAAAAATCCTGCAAGAATTGCTGAATTTAAACAAATCCTTAAAAAAGGAAGAAAGTTTACAAAAGAAGCATATTTAAGTGATGTTTATATGGCAGGAACAATGTATGCTGGTGAAGCTTTAGAAGGAATTGGAGGAGGTATAGGAAACTATATGTCTTATGGTGATTTTAGACTTGATGATACTCCATTTTATGAATCAGCTAAACTTTTCCCTTCAGGAATTGTAAAAAACAAAGATTTATCAAAAGTTTTTGAAATTGACCAAACAAAAATAACTGAAGATGTAACTCATGCTTGGTATGAAGGAAATACAAATCTTCACCCATTTGATGGTGTTACAAAACCAAATTATACAGGGTTTGGAAAAAAAGAGAATAATATTGCATATTTAGATACAGATAAGAAATACTCTTGGATTAAATCACCACTTTATGATGATGAAAGAATGGAAGTTGGACCACTTGCAAGGATGATAGTTGGTGTTGCTTCTAAAGATGAAAGAATCTCTAAATATGTAACAACATTCTTAAAAAATGGAAACTTACCAGTTCAAGTTTTATTCTCAACAGTTGGAAGAACAGCTGCAAGGGCAATTGAAACTGAACTTATGGCTGATGTTATGATGGAATGGGTTGATGAGTTAGCTTCAAATGTTGCTCATGGGGATTTATCAACTTGGACAGAATTTAATTTTGATACAGTTTCAAAAGATGCTCAAGGATTTGGTATGGCTGAAGCTCCAAGAGGAGGTTTAGGACATTGGGTAAAAATAAAAGATGGAAAAGTAGCTAATTATCAAGCTGTTGTTCCTTCAACTTGGAATGCTGCTCCAAGAGATTATAAAGGAAGACTTGGTGCTTATGAGTCATCTTTAATAGGCACAAAAGTAGCAAATCCAGATCAGCCACTAGAAATTTTAAGAACTATTCATAGTTTTGACCCTTGTATTGCTTGTGCGGTACATATTATTGATACAAATGGAAAAGAGTTAGGTGTTTATAAAGTAGATCCAATTGGAGGAACAAGCCGTGCCTAA
- a CDS encoding RNA polymerase sigma factor, with protein sequence MLKYYDELVYYVQKMTNDKQLALEIIQETYAKTLEKQKETIIENERAFLYKVARNLTFDYSKKGKIKEFIEFEEDRYFCEIDDQPDGILLENKKEELLLEALNDLPHHLKQVFVLHIFDGYDKKQIAKILNLNLNTVQKYIITATAKLTEYVEKKEWN encoded by the coding sequence ATGCTTAAATATTATGATGAGTTAGTTTATTATGTTCAAAAAATGACAAATGATAAACAATTAGCTTTGGAAATAATACAAGAAACTTACGCTAAAACTTTAGAAAAACAAAAAGAGACAATTATTGAAAATGAAAGAGCATTTTTATATAAAGTCGCAAGAAATCTAACTTTTGATTATTCAAAAAAAGGAAAAATCAAAGAATTTATTGAATTTGAAGAAGATAGATATTTTTGTGAGATTGATGATCAACCAGATGGAATTTTGTTAGAAAATAAAAAAGAAGAGTTACTTTTAGAAGCGCTTAATGATTTGCCTCATCATTTGAAACAAGTTTTTGTACTGCATATTTTTGATGGTTATGACAAAAAACAAATTGCAAAAATTTTGAATCTAAATTTGAATACAGTACAAAAATATATTATAACAGCAACTGCTAAACTAACAGAATATGTAGAAAAAAAAGAGTGGAATTAA